From a single Miscanthus floridulus cultivar M001 chromosome 8, ASM1932011v1, whole genome shotgun sequence genomic region:
- the LOC136473156 gene encoding zinc-finger homeodomain protein 2-like gives MDFDEHDDGDEEMTPMPVSSSYDAPMQPGLVGLGGGGGGGGTPKPGDSGGGSFRTPGGVVVGGGGGGGGGAGTRYRECLKNHAVGIGGHAVDGCGEFMAAGEEGSIDALRCAACGCHRNFHRKESDSPTGGGGADPAAALSPAAITAYGAAAAHHHHHQFSPYYRTPAGYLLHQHQQLAAAAAGHMPMQRPLALPSTSHSGRVDEGDDMSGLIGPMVVAPMVGMSLGSGGGPSGSGGSGSGKKRFRTKFTQEQKDRMLAFAERLGWRIQKHDEAAVQQFCEEVCVKRHVLKVWMHNNKHTLGKKP, from the coding sequence ATGGACTTCGACGAGCACGATGACGGCGACGAGGAGATGACGCCGATGCCCGTGAGCTCGAGCTACGACGCGCCGATGCAGCCGGGGCTGGTGGGAttgggaggaggcggcggcggcggcgggacccCGAAGCCCGGGGATTCTGGAGGCGGGAGCTTCAGGACGCCGGGCGGCGTCGTGGTGggaggaggcggtggcggtggcgggggcGCGGGCACCAGGTACCGGGAGTGCCTCAAGAACCACGCGGTCGGCATCGGCGGGCACGCGGTGGACGGGTGCGGCGAGTTCATGGCCGCGGGCGAGGAGGGCTCCATCGACGCGCTCCGCTGCGCGGCCTGCGGCTGCCACCGCAACTTCCACCGCAAGGAGTCTGACTCGcccacgggcggcggcggcgccgatcCCGCCGCCGCCCTGTCCCCGGCCGCCATCACCGCCTACGGCGCCGCCGcggcgcaccaccaccaccaccagttctCCCCATACTACCGCACCCCCGCCGGGTACCTCCTCCACCAGCACCAGCAgctggcggccgcggccgccgggcACATGCCGATGCAGCGTCCGCTCGCGCTCCCGTCCACCTCCCACTCGGGGCGCGTCGACGAGGGCGACGACATGTCCGGGCTGATCGGCCCCATGGTGGTGGCGCCCATGGTGGGCATGTCCCTGGGCTCGGGGGGCGGCCCGTCAGGgtccggcggctccggctccggcaagAAGCGGTTCCGCACCAAGTTCACGCAGGAGCAgaaggaccggatgctggcgttCGCGGAGCGCCTCGGGTGGCGGATCCAGAAGCACGACGAGGCCGCCGTGCAGCAGTTCTGCGAGGAGGTCTGCGTCAAGCGCCACGTGCTCAAGGTGTGGatgcacaacaacaagcacacccTCGGCAAGAAGCCATGA